A segment of the Lactobacillus sp. ESL0700 genome:
TGGAATTGGTCAAGTGCCGGCAATAATTGCATTATTTCTATATAGCTTAATGCCGATTTTGCGTAATACCTATGTTGGCTTAACAGGGGTAAATCAGGATACGATTGATTCAGCGCGCGGTCTAGGCATGACGCAGCTGCAATTAATTACGAAAGTCGACTTGCCACTAGCAATGCCGGTAATTATGGCCGGAATCAGATTATCGGCAATTTATGTAATTGCCTGGGCAACGCTGGCTTCCTATATTGGAGCCGGCGGTTTAGGTGATTTTATTTTCAACGGGTTAAGCCTCTACCAGCCGAGTTTGATTTTGGGTGGCACAATTCCTGTAATTATTCTGGCGTTACTAACTGATTACCTCTTAGGTAAACTGGAAAAAAGATTAACGCCGAAAGGAATATAGGGGGTGCGAGAAATGAAAAAACAAGTCAAAAAATTATTTTTAATTGTTAGTATTTTAATTGTAACTGTCG
Coding sequences within it:
- a CDS encoding ABC transporter permease, which encodes MSAFFAQHGSELIVKTWQQIYISAIALALGILVAVPLSVILLKFPRTAKVVVAFASMLQTIPALALLAIMIPFFGIGQVPAIIALFLYSLMPILRNTYVGLTGVNQDTIDSARGLGMTQLQLITKVDLPLAMPVIMAGIRLSAIYVIAWATLASYIGAGGLGDFIFNGLSLYQPSLILGGTIPVIILALLTDYLLGKLEKRLTPKGI